A single genomic interval of Labilibaculum sp. DW002 harbors:
- a CDS encoding CDP-alcohol phosphatidyltransferase family protein, whose amino-acid sequence MNDNKQISVFGFIKDLPNICSLLGLLSAVTAIYFAIQGNFQAAMIGVLWAVLFDWYDGIIARNMKGRTKIQGDFGAEFDSMIDIVSFGVFPAIVLLSYGNYSIWFLPGAFVIIAASAVRLTYFNVYGLIDSKTYKGFPLDNNVLILALVFAFEGFFTPSVFSILIYALMMLLSALNLSSIPTPKFGGKWVYALVAYVVVMTGVFGWILMN is encoded by the coding sequence ATGAATGATAATAAACAAATAAGCGTATTCGGTTTCATTAAAGATTTGCCGAATATTTGCTCTCTTTTAGGCTTACTGAGTGCTGTTACAGCTATTTATTTTGCGATACAAGGTAATTTTCAAGCAGCAATGATTGGCGTTTTGTGGGCGGTACTGTTCGATTGGTACGACGGTATTATTGCACGAAACATGAAAGGCAGAACCAAAATACAAGGTGATTTTGGAGCTGAGTTCGATTCTATGATTGATATTGTGAGCTTTGGTGTTTTTCCTGCTATCGTACTTTTAAGCTATGGAAATTACAGTATTTGGTTCTTACCCGGTGCATTTGTAATTATTGCTGCCAGTGCAGTTCGATTGACTTATTTTAATGTTTACGGACTTATTGATAGCAAAACATACAAAGGCTTTCCGCTAGATAACAATGTGCTTATATTGGCTCTGGTGTTTGCATTTGAAGGCTTTTTTACGCCTTCGGTTTTTTCCATATTGATTTATGCACTCATGATGCTTCTATCGGCTCTAAACTTATCCTCGATTCCTACACCAAAGTTTGGTGGGAAATGGGTTTATGCTCTAGTTGCCTATGTAGTCGTAATGACAGGAGTTTTTGGATGGATATTGATGAATTAA